The Streptomyces sp. NBC_00659 genomic interval GAGCTCTCCGAGTTCGTGAAGGCCTTCGAGGAGAAGTTCGACGTCACCGCCGCCGCCGCGGTCGCCGCTGCCCCGGTCGGCCCCGTCGCCGTCGAGGCCGCTGAGGAGCAGGACGAGTTCGACGTCATCCTCACGGGTGCCGGCGAGAAGAAGATCCAGGTCATCAAGGTCGTGCGTGAGCTCACCTCGCTGGGTCTGAAGGAGGCCAAGGACCTCGTCGACGGCGCTCCGAAGCCCGTCCTCGAGAAGGTCGCCAAGGAGGCCGCCGAGAAGGCTGCCGAGTCCCTCAAGGGCGCCGGCGCCTCCGTCGAGGTCAAGTAACTCGACGAGTCCTCCGAGGACTCCTGTGAAGCTGTCTACAGCCGCTCGAGTAGCGCTGTAACGCTGACGCACTGAAGAGCGATCACCCAACTGGGTGGTCGCTCTTCGGCGTTCCAGGGGGTCCCTGAAGCGGCAGCCTTGCGCTGCAGGCCGCGACGAGTATGGTGATCTTCGTTGTGCCTCCGGCCGCCCTGTGACAGGCAGAAGGACGGGTTGCAAGACGGGCCGCACGTGACGATCGCGGCACTTGCTTTGGGCATGGGGGGCCTTGACGAACCGCACGCAGCGCGCAATTCTCAGGACGCGTCGTCACAACGATCCGTATCCGAGGCATGGATCGCTGACGAAGAGGGCAGTATCGATGTGCATTGAGGGCGTGGCTTGCCGCAGGTGTTGAGAACAGTGAGAGTCTCAAGAAACCGGGACTGGACATCAGTGGGCCTAGTGGCTACACTGACCCTTTGCGCTGCCTGTTAGCT includes:
- the rplL gene encoding 50S ribosomal protein L7/L12, which produces MAKLSQEELLAQFENLTLIELSEFVKAFEEKFDVTAAAAVAAAPVGPVAVEAAEEQDEFDVILTGAGEKKIQVIKVVRELTSLGLKEAKDLVDGAPKPVLEKVAKEAAEKAAESLKGAGASVEVK